The Bacillota bacterium genome includes the window TATTCAGCAGCGTTGGTTTCCGTGCTACCTAGATAAAGCTTTTGCCCCGGATAAATAGTATAAGGCGGGCTTAAATAATTGGCAGCGGCCAGAGCATCAACAGTGGTATTATGTTCATTAGCAATCAGCCATAAAGAGTCGCCGGGCTGGACTATATAGGTTCCGCCTGGGCCCGGATTGGAGACAAGTGCCTGGTTCAAGATCCGTACTTCAGTACCGGTATCCACCCGGTCATACACATATTCCACATCGTGGTTATACATGCGGATACACCCATTGGACACTGCTTGACCGATGAGCCAAGGAGCATTAGTGCCGTGAATGCCGTAATAACGCCGCGACAGTCCCAACCACCTGGTGCCGAACACCCCGCCGGGGTAGGGAACCTTTTCCACAATAGTGTAGGTTCCCGGGGGTGTGGGGGTGGCGGGTTTGCCCACGGCAATAGGGAAGCTATTTAGCACGGTGTTACTTCCATAAAGATGTAATTGTCGGCTCGGCACATCAATAACAATATGCATTGACAACCCTCCTGCTGTGTTTGATTATATATATGCACAGAAGGAGCGGCAGTCTACGCTGTCGAATAGGAGTACAGAAATGTGCACACGAAGGGTTGAGGAGGTTTAGACATGGACAACAAAAAAGAGCTGTACACCATAGACCAAGCGTGTAGTTTTAGCCAGGAAGAACTGGTACAGAATCACCGGGACTATGTCAATTCGAATTTAGTAAGCATGATGAGTCTGATCGGCTTTGACAAGAAGTTTGTCCGCGCCCAAGGGATGCACGTTTGGGACGAAGAGGGGAATGAATACCTGGATTTTCTCGGAAGCTACGGGGCCTTGAATCTGGGGCACAATCCACCGCTGATCATGCAAGCGGTGGCGAAAGCGGGAGAGTTGCCCAACATGCTTCAGGCAGCCCTAAATCCGTTGGCTGGAGCGCTGGCTCACAATTTAAGCCGAATTGTACCAGGTGGTTTAAGACGCTCGTTTTTTGGCAACTGCGGGACCGAGGCGGTGGAAGGAGCCCTGAAACTGGCTCGAATTTCCACCGGGAAACAAAAAATCATTTCTTGTACCGGATCGTTTCACGGCAAAACCATGGGTGCTCTTTCCGTTACTGGCCGGGAAAAATACCAGCAGCCGTTTCGTCCGCTGGTGCCGGGGTGCGAAAAAATACCCTACGGTGACCTGGATCTGCTGGAAGCCAAACTTAAGCCGGGTGACGTGGCCGCCTTTATCGTGGAGCCTATTCAAGGCGAAGGCGGGATTATTGTTCCGCCAGAGGGCTATCTTGCCGGTGTCCGCGAGCTTACGACCAAATACGGCGCCTTGTTTATTGCCGATGAAGTTCAAACCGGATTTGGTCGGACCGGCTATCTGTTCGGCTGTGATTATGAACAGGTTGGACCGGATATTATTTGCCTGGCCAAAGCCTTAGGCGGCGGCGTAATGCCAGTGAGCGCCTACGTGGCGGCGGAAGAAGTGTGGCAGCGGGGTTATGGCAGCTCCGAGCGGGCGCTACTACACACATCCACCTTCGGTGGCAATAGCTGGGCCATGGCGGCCGGGTTAGCCAGCATTCAAGCCACCTTAGAGCAGGAACTACCCCGGAAATCCCGGGAACAGGGAGCTTATTTCATACAACGGCTGCAAGAATTGCAGCAAAAATACCCCCTGATCAAGGAGGTGC containing:
- a CDS encoding aspartate aminotransferase family protein, giving the protein MDNKKELYTIDQACSFSQEELVQNHRDYVNSNLVSMMSLIGFDKKFVRAQGMHVWDEEGNEYLDFLGSYGALNLGHNPPLIMQAVAKAGELPNMLQAALNPLAGALAHNLSRIVPGGLRRSFFGNCGTEAVEGALKLARISTGKQKIISCTGSFHGKTMGALSVTGREKYQQPFRPLVPGCEKIPYGDLDLLEAKLKPGDVAAFIVEPIQGEGGIIVPPEGYLAGVRELTTKYGALFIADEVQTGFGRTGYLFGCDYEQVGPDIICLAKALGGGVMPVSAYVAAEEVWQRGYGSSERALLHTSTFGGNSWAMAAGLASIQATLEQELPRKSREQGAYFIQRLQELQQKYPLIKEVRGRGLFIGLEFDQPEGVLNTLTGGLLKNLAYEYQGAMVAGELLNKHRIITAYTLNNPNVIRLEPPLIVEKEQIDYVVNALDDILSHQKSFLSIAFSTGKTMLGRLVQGKKEK
- a CDS encoding L,D-transpeptidase family protein — its product is MHIVIDVPSRQLHLYGSNTVLNSFPIAVGKPATPTPPGTYTIVEKVPYPGGVFGTRWLGLSRRYYGIHGTNAPWLIGQAVSNGCIRMYNHDVEYVYDRVDTGTEVRILNQALVSNPGPGGTYIVQPGDSLWLIANEHNTTVDALAAANYLSPPYTIYPGQKLYLGSTETNAAE